From Pseudochaenichthys georgianus chromosome 11, fPseGeo1.2, whole genome shotgun sequence, a single genomic window includes:
- the ndufb9 gene encoding NADH dehydrogenase [ubiquinone] 1 beta subcomplex subunit 9 gives MAFLTHHQKVLRLYKKSLRHLESWSDNRHDYRFHACVLRGRFNDNIAEKDMVKATMLLKTGEEEFWTKQHPCPYIFPDSPGGTSYERYECYKVPEWVLEHWHPSEKAVYPDYFSKREQWKKLRLESWDKEITQLQLEVEAGGPKTEALPPARIDGDLPPLWWQIVTRPREQGA, from the exons ATGGCCTTTCTTACTCACCACCAAAAGGTGTTGCGGCTTTACAAGAAATCACTAAGACACCTTGAGTCGTGGAGCGACAACAG aCACGATTACCGGTTCCATGCCTGCGTTCTACGGGGTCGCTTCAATGACAACATAGCAGAGAAGGACATGGTGAAGGCCACCATGCTGCTGAAGACAGGAGAAGAGGAGTTCTGGACAAAACAGCACCCCTGCCCCTACATCTTCCCCGACTCCCCCGGAGGGACGTCCTACGAGAGATACGAGTGCTACAAG GTCCCTGAGTGGGTTCTGGAACACTGGCACCCCTCAGAGAAGGCTGTGTACCCAGACTACTTCTCCAAGAGAGAGCAGTGGAAGAAACTGAGGCTGGAGAGCTGGGACAAAGAG ATCACCCAGTTGCAGCTCGAGGTTGAAGCCGGCGGCCCCAAGACTGAAGCCCTCCCCCCCGCCCGCATAGATGGAGATCTCCCCCCTCTGTGGTGGCAGATCGTCACCCGCCCCAGGGAGCAAGGCGCATAA
- the pomca gene encoding proopiomelanocortin a has product MLRQVRKMCPAWLLAAVALVGVARGAASQCWEHPSCQEINSESSIMECIQICRSDLSAEVPVDSLLHPPLSDPVSLASLSLLSSTSFPSSPQAKRSYSMEHFRWGKPVGRKRRPVKVYTSNGVEAESAELFPGEMRRRELASRMMEAAEEGGKTQEEEEEDEEPVPGDVHEKKDGTYKMRHFRWGGPPAVKRYGGFMKSWDEHSQRPLLTLFKNVINKDGQQEREQ; this is encoded by the exons ATGCTGCGGCAGGTGA GGAAAATGTGTCCTGCGTGGTTATTAGCGGCTGTGGCGCTGGTGGGCGTGGCCAGAGGAGCTGCCAGTCAGTGCTGGGAACATCCGAGCTGTCAGGAGATCAACTCTGAGAGTAGCATcatg GAGTGCATCCAGATCTGTCGCTCCGACCTCAGCGCCGAGGTGCCCGTCGACTCCCTCCTCCACCCTCCTCTGTCAGACCCTGTGTCCCTTGCTTCCTTATCCCTCTTATCCTCCACCTCCTTCCCCTCATCCCCTCAGGCCAAGCGCTCCTACTCCATGGAGCACTTCCGCTGGGGGAAGCCTGTTGGCCGGAAGCGCCGCCCAGTCAAAGTGTACACCTCCAACGGCGTGGAGGCGGAGTCAGCGGAGCTCTTCCCTGGGGAGATGAGGAGGAGGGAGCTGGCCAGCAGGATGATggaggcagcagaggagggtGGGAAGAcccaggaggaggaagaagaggacgaGGAGCCGGTACCCGGGGACGTCCACGAGAAGAAAGACGGCACCTACAAGATGAGGCACTTCCGCTGGGGGGGCCCGCCGGCCGTCAAACGCTACGGCGGCTTCATGAAGAGCTGGGACGAGCACAGCCAGAGGCCCCTGCTCACACTCTTCAAAAACGTCATCAACAAAGATGGACAGCAGGAGAGGGAGCAGTGA
- the edn1 gene encoding endothelin-1, protein MNTFVLKKPTKMDVYILISVLSMMHSWTFSAVLSAPAAQTPSASTDSQRRHVRTKRCSCATFMDNECVYFCHLDIIWVNTPERVVSYGLGNNGPRKRRAVAESIATSSGPLRCRCVNQNDDTCRNFCGLENLLRSEASLTENLPAERDACVGPQCEPRLAADTGRITRMRKRNNEKRVSPLAIRSALKTRLLLEKWRVRQHHRGRTWEGESRAP, encoded by the exons ATGAAtacttttgttttaaaaaagccTACAAAAATGGATGTATACATTTTGATTTCCGTTTTGTCAATGATGCACTCCTGGACTTTCAGCGCAG TGCTATCAGCTCCAGCTGCACAGACACCCTCCGCCTCCACCGACTCGCAGAGGCGCCATGTGCGGACCAAACGCTGCTCCTGCGCCACCTTCATGGACAACGAGTGCGTGTACTTCTGCCACCTGGACATCATCTGGGTCAACACTCCTGA gCGCGTGGTTTCATACGGACTGGGCAACAACGGTCCCAGGAAGAGGCGCGCGGTCGCGGAATCCATAGCAACCAGCAGCGGACCCCTGCGCTGCAGGTGTGTTAATCAAAACGACGACACGTGTAGAAACTTCTGCGGACTGGAAAACCTCCTCAG GTCTGAAGCCTCCCTCACGGAGAATCTCCCCGCAGAGCGCGATGCTTGTGTCGGGCCGCAGTGTGAGCCCCGGCTGGCGGCAGACACCGGGCGGATTACACG GATGAGGAAAAGAAACAATGAGAAACGGGTGTCGCCTCTAGCCATCAGGTCTGCCCTCAAAACACGCCTGCTGCTGGAGAAGTGGAGGGTGAGACAGCACCACAGGGGGAGAACCTGGGAGGGAGAGAGCAGGGCCCCCTAA